A window from Plectropomus leopardus isolate mb chromosome 21, YSFRI_Pleo_2.0, whole genome shotgun sequence encodes these proteins:
- the LOC121960764 gene encoding zinc transporter ZIP12-like: MHFRSGAPTLLLLLLVRCLLEVRGQERGYLQEALRALDLPLGTNDDVPKLNKNHTGVLIAKLLRVVHCAERIGTSEDVCNKCLTPDVALSVLEHDGKAYLTEEDYERISTVLLYYIINLDDLCVSNAASPSSLSSSSSSFGNYQFYLLALASLHPAEDDLFLSPSETESILQLINQHYDPSHQDASSDLQCIDAPHLLEDVDVQEKAGADVSSVPKLAAAVISHVLQGHCFRQRNLPSPAFFTEYIFQSLNRTSDLQIMDLEELLHQLGVGREAATHSHHRKRRSSQRGGGPLLDGCKHEAGGISRDWAQVCFSANQLVDIFALNPHLPISKEHFRQMCPAIIQQLLGNACESAELKRRGSLPTALEKYGYSTAAVLLITVGSMLGICLIFFNSCQETYTLILQLFVGLAVGTLSGDALLHLIPQILGLHDDTHSHDDEHNPERKEYLWRILGMIAGIYGFFLIERIFSFFVPSHGHGHGDLPLELNINGQSQRGKSISTIQLGPVDDLECTEVSPEHVNTRSPSHQRQGVPLLAVMVIVGDSLHNFADGLVVGAAFSSSAETGMATTVAILCHEIPHEMGDFAVLLSSGLSVKTAVLMNFLSALTAFMGLYIGLFVSSEMEVQQWIFAVTAGIFLYLSLVEMLPEMSRVKTDRPCLMFFLQNLGLLMGWACLLLLALFEHELKF, encoded by the exons ATGCACTTCAGGAGCGGTGCGCccactttgctgctgctgctgctggttcgTTGTCTGCTGGAGGTGAGAGGGCAGGAGCGGGGGTACCTGCAGGAGGCTCTCAGGGCCTTGGATCTGCCCCTGGGTACCAATGATGATGTGCCAAAGCTCAACAAGAATCACACCGGAGTCCTGATCGCCAAGCTCCTCCGGGTGGTGCACTGCGCAGAGCGGATTGGGACCTCTGAGGACGTCTGTAACAAG TGCCTGACACCAGATGTGGCTCTCTCTGTGCTGGAGCATGATGGGAAGGCTTATCTCACAGAGGAGGACTACGAGCGGATCTCCACCGTTCTGCTGTACTACATCATTAACTTGGATGACCTGTGTGTGTCAAATGCTgcctctccttcctccctctcctcctcctcctcctcatttgGGAACTATCAGTTCTACCTTTTGGCCCTCGCCAGTCTACACCCGGCTGAGGACGACCTCTTCCTGTCTCCCAGCGAAACAGAAAGTATCCTGCAGCTCATCAACCAGCACTACGACCCCTCCCATCAAGACGCCTCATCTGATTTGCAA TGTATTGATGCCCCTCACCTCCTTGAAGATGTTGACGTACAAGAAAAAGCAGGCGCTGATGTGTCTTCTGTGCCCAAACTGGCCGCAGCCGTCATCAGCCACGTCCTGCAGGGCcactgtttcagacagaggaaCCTCCCGTCTCCTGCTTTCTTTACCGAATACATCTTTCAATCCCTAAATCGCACAAGTGACCTGCAGATAATGG ATTTAGAGGAGCTGCTCCATCAGCTGGGAGTGGGGAGGGAAGCAGCGACACACTCTCACCACAGGAAGAGGCGGAGTTCACAGAGAGGGGGCGGGCCTCTGCTGGATGGTTGCAAACATGAAGCTGGTGGAATTAGCAGAGACTGGGCACAG gtgtgtttttcagccaatcagctggTGGATATTTTTGCTCTGAATCCTCATTTGCCGATTTCCAAGGAGCACTTCAGACAAATGTGCCCAGCCATCATTCAGCAGTTGCTAGGCAATGCCTGCGAGTCTGCAGAATTAAAGAGAAGAGGATCTCTGCCCACTGCTCTCGAGA aGTACGGCTACAGCACGGCTGCCGTCCTGCTCATCACGGTGGGCTCCATGCTCGGGATCTGCCTGATCTTCTTCAACTCCTGCCAGGAAACCTACACGCTCAtcctgcagctgtttgtgggcCTGGCAGTGGGGACGCTCTCAGGAGACGCACTCCTGCACCTCATACCACAG ATCCTCGGCCTCCATGATGACACCCACAGCCATGACGACGAACACAATCCAGAACGAAAAGAGTATCTGTGGAGGATTCTGGGAATGATCGCAGGGATCTACGGCTTTTTCCTCATTGAAAGAatcttttccttctttgtcCCGTCTCATGGTCAT GGTCATGGTGACCTTCCCTTAGAGCTAAACATCAATGGACAGTCACAGAGGGGCAAGTCCATCTCCACCATACAGCTG GGACCAGTGGATGACTTGGAGTGCACAGAAGTATCTCCCGAACACGTCAACACAAGGAGCCCTTCACATCAGA GACAAGGGGTTCCTCTGCTGGCTGTGATGGTAATCGTGGGAGACAGCCTTCATAACTTTGCCGATGGCCTGGTTGTCGGGGCGGCCTTCTCCTCTTCAGCCGAGACCGGCATGGCGACCACCGTGGCCATTCTGTGCCACGAGATCCCGCACGAGATGG GGGACTTTGCGGTGTTGTTGAGCTCTGGACTCTCAGTGAAGACTGCTGTGCTGATGAACTTTCTCAGCGCTCTGACGGCCTTCATGGGGCTCTACATTGGACTGTTTGTGTCCTCAGAGATGGAGGTGCAGCAGTGGATCTTCGCTGTTACTGCTGGGATTTTCCTCTATCTGTCACTGGTCGAAATG CTTCCAGAGATGAGTCGAGTGAAGACGGACAGACCGTGTCTCATGTTCTTCCTGCAAAACCTCGGTCTGTTGATGGGTTGGGCCTGTCTTCTGCTACTCGCACTCTTTGAACATGAACTCAAATTCTGA